TTGGGTGTTTCAAGGTCGTCTTTGATAAGCTTTAAGGTTTGTAAAAAGCGCCTTCTTCTGGCGAAATTTGTAGAACCTATCATTAGCAAAAATTTCCTGATTTCCTGCTGAAAGACCACAATGAGTGCAAACATCCCCACCCCAATGAACTCTCCCAAAACACTGCTAAGCATTTCCATGCGCAATAACTGGGTGAGTTTTCCTACAAAGTAAATAATTACAATCCCAATAAAGATATTGACGGCTACCGTGCCTTTTACCAACTTGTAGATATAGTACAGCAGGGCTGCAATAAAGATGATATCAACAATATCCAGAATGCGTAGATCGAGAAAGTCCAAAGTGGGCGTGCGTTTTGGTAAATGTAAAAAATTATAAACTAGTTTTTCAGCCGCTCCATTAATTTCACACATTCCACTGCCTCTTTTACGTCGTGAACCCGAAGAATATGTGCTCCTTTCATTAAAGACACCGTGTTGAGAACCGTCGTGCCGTTAAGTGCCTCTTCGGGTGTGGTGTTAAAGGTTTTGTAGATGAGTGACTTCCTTGAAAGGCCAGATAATATTGGTAAATTCAGGTTGCTAAATAAATCCAGGCGAGACAGTAGTTCGAAATTCTGGTCAATATTTTTTGAGAACCCAAACCCCGGGTCTATGATAAGGTCATTGATGCCCAATGCTCTTGCCCTGTCAATTTTTTCAGAAAAATAGGTCAGCACCTCCTGGGTGAGATCTTCATACTGGTTGAGGTCCTTCATGTTTTTGGGGTTGCCCCTCATGTGCATCATGATATAAGGTACCTGCAGTTGAGCCGCTGTGTCCATCATTTTATCGTCAAGGTTTCCTGCGGAAATATCATTTATGATAGCCGCTCCTGCTTCTATACTTTGTTTTGCCACTTCACTTCGGAAGCTGTCTATGGAAATGAGGACATCCGGAAATTTTTTTACCAAAGCTTCTACAGCCGGAAGTATGCGCTGCAGTTCTTCTTCTTCCGAAATATCTTCTGCACCGGGCCTGCTGCTGTATGAGCCTATATCTATGAAATCGGCTCCTTCAGAGATCATTTTTTCAGCCTGGGCCAGGTGTTGTTCCAGGCTCGTGCGGCGTCCTCCATCGTAGAACGAATCGGGGGTAATGTTCAGAATTCCCATTACTTTTGGAACAGAGAGATCTATAAGCCGGCCTTTACAATTGATATACATCTTAAAAATTGCGGTTTTTTGGTTGGAAAAATTAACTTTGACGAAAAGAATAAAATCAGCGAAATTTACACAAATTACCCGTTTCTATGAAGGATACTTCTGCCCAATATGATGCTGTGATTGACCAATGCCGCAGCCTCTTCCTCAAAAAAATGAAAGATTACGGCTGTGCATGGCGCATTTTAAGGCTTCCTTCACTTACAGATCAGATTTTTATAAAGGCACAGCGCATACGCGGTCTTGAAGAAAATGAGGTGAGAAAGGTAGATGAAGGCGAAGTGCCCGAGTTTATTGGAATCATCAACTACTCTGTAATGGCTTTAATTCAGCTTGAAAAAGGAGTGGCCCAGCAGCCCGATCTTTCCAATGAAGAGGTAGAAGAGCTTTACGTGCGCACTACCGCGCGTACCAAGCAGCTTATGGAAAATAAAAATCACGATTATGGAGAGGCCTGGCGCGATATGAGGGTGAGCTCTTTCACAGATCTCATCCTTCAAAAAGTGCTTCGCATCAAACAAATTGAAGATAATAAAGGCAAGACCCTGGTGAGTGAAGGTATAGAGGCAAATTATGAAGACATGATCAATTATGCCGTTTTTGCCCTTATCCAGATCCAGGAAAAAAGCGAATTGAGCCAAACTTAAGCAGTATAACTATGAAAATTCTGGTCGAGGTTTCCCGTTGGATAGTCGGACTTTTGTTCATTTTTTCCGGATTTGTAAAGCTGAATGATCCGATTGGTTTTTCATTCAAACTGGAAGAATATTTTAGTCCTTCGGTACTTGATCTGGAATTTTTAGCGCCCTTTGCACTAATTATTGCCATCCTCGTAGTGGTTTTTGAACTTGTGCTGGGCATCATGCTGCTCATTGGCTACCTGCCAAAATTCACTACCTGGGCGCTGCTGCTTATGGTGATCTTCTTCGGGTTTCTCACTTTTTACTCCGCCTACTATAATAAGGTGACCGATTGTGGCTGCTTTGGCGATGCAATTCCTCTCACCCCCTGGCAGTCTTTTTATAAAGACATGATTTTGCTGGGGCTTATTCTCATCCTCTTTTTTAACCAAAAGTATATTACTCCCTACTTTGCCAGGGCTTCCCACAGGTGGATCGTTTTTTTAAGTTTCATGCTCTGTTTCATTTTTGCCTATTATGTTTTGATGCACCTGCCGGTCTTCGATTTCAGGGCTTACAAAAAAGGGACAAATATTTCACAGGCCATGACCGTACCACAGGGAGCTCCCGAAGCCGTTTATGACTACAACTGGAAATTCTTGGTAAACGGCGAAGAGGAAATCTTCACCACCCGTGGGGCTTATCCCAATGTTGACGGGGAGTTTATTGAAGTGGAAACCGAGTTGGTACAAAAAGGTTATGAGCCGCCAATTCACGATTTTTCAATAGAAAAAGACGGTGAAAATCATATTTCATCACTTCTTGCCGAAGACAAACTGCTCATGGTGGTGGCATACAGCCTTAGGCGCAGTGAAAAT
This Salinimicrobium tongyeongense DNA region includes the following protein-coding sequences:
- the folP gene encoding dihydropteroate synthase: MYINCKGRLIDLSVPKVMGILNITPDSFYDGGRRTSLEQHLAQAEKMISEGADFIDIGSYSSRPGAEDISEEEELQRILPAVEALVKKFPDVLISIDSFRSEVAKQSIEAGAAIINDISAGNLDDKMMDTAAQLQVPYIMMHMRGNPKNMKDLNQYEDLTQEVLTYFSEKIDRARALGINDLIIDPGFGFSKNIDQNFELLSRLDLFSNLNLPILSGLSRKSLIYKTFNTTPEEALNGTTVLNTVSLMKGAHILRVHDVKEAVECVKLMERLKN
- a CDS encoding DUF1599 domain-containing protein, whose product is MKDTSAQYDAVIDQCRSLFLKKMKDYGCAWRILRLPSLTDQIFIKAQRIRGLEENEVRKVDEGEVPEFIGIINYSVMALIQLEKGVAQQPDLSNEEVEELYVRTTARTKQLMENKNHDYGEAWRDMRVSSFTDLILQKVLRIKQIEDNKGKTLVSEGIEANYEDMINYAVFALIQIQEKSELSQT
- a CDS encoding BT_3928 family protein; amino-acid sequence: MKILVEVSRWIVGLLFIFSGFVKLNDPIGFSFKLEEYFSPSVLDLEFLAPFALIIAILVVVFELVLGIMLLIGYLPKFTTWALLLMVIFFGFLTFYSAYYNKVTDCGCFGDAIPLTPWQSFYKDMILLGLILILFFNQKYITPYFARASHRWIVFLSFMLCFIFAYYVLMHLPVFDFRAYKKGTNISQAMTVPQGAPEAVYDYNWKFLVNGEEEIFTTRGAYPNVDGEFIEVETELVQKGYEPPIHDFSIEKDGENHISSLLAEDKLLMVVAYSLRRSENPGLQKLDAVIERARNNGYRVIGLSASGEELKEQINEKFGFELDWYFSDETALKTIIRSNPGLVKLHKGTIVEKLHWNDAEKLQF